One Romboutsia sp. 13368 genomic window carries:
- a CDS encoding helix-turn-helix domain-containing protein: MNYKLNTELIKSKMLQKGYSITKLASISQISKSTAARAVNGQGTQRPQTIYKISKSLDIDTKDITL, translated from the coding sequence ATGAACTACAAACTAAACACAGAACTAATAAAATCAAAAATGCTGCAAAAAGGCTACTCAATAACAAAACTAGCATCAATAAGCCAAATCTCAAAATCAACAGCCGCAAGAGCAGTAAACGGACAAGGAACACAAAGACCCCAAACCATATATAAAATATCAAAATCATTAGACATAGACACAAAAGACATAACACTATAA
- a CDS encoding VapE domain-containing protein — translation MFKTYIQEINNIKDLETVINYYYPNQLKRNKMSCPFHNDKTPSFSIVDKGNGAFYKCFSCNEGGDIIKFIQKIENLPFIQALQKAYEILNRPLNLPNIKTNTSKSLNKENLVNFYNNKYQKXLQEGDLDKAFELSCKSDEVRDKKYNIIYPFVNKKGEPMKIWDNLYEILKANNIQVSYNEITKDIEIXGLDVSNGDNQLVEIHSLCSKCGFNLNLHMIDKFIGIIAESNPKNPVADYLSESYMNFDGNYEYIQKLCDAIITPKDYNPKLKKTLITKWLINTAMIPFNDGSKNIEGILTLQGKQGIGKTRLIKKLIPMYVKTGLELDPSDKDKVYQCIKYWVSELGELDSTLKRDLAKLKAFITESSDEFRRPYAMKPMVYPRRTSFYATVNNGDFLKDDTGNRRYWVIPVEKIDFEIIDNLDINMLWAEVMHLKEDYKVKHYLEKDELELLNSSNEDFKISLNVELVVEREFDWDSDKSNWKWKSTADICSKLNINSTSSLKTSLFKYGAQYKKSNGRRGYITPPYKCPLLSGII, via the coding sequence ATGTTCAAAACATATATACAAGAAATAAATAATATAAAAGACTTAGAAACTGTAATAAACTACTACTATCCAAACCAACTAAAAAGAAACAAAATGAGCTGTCCATTTCACAATGACAAAACACCAAGCTTTTCAATAGTAGACAAAGGAAATGGAGCCTTCTATAAATGCTTTTCTTGTAATGAAGGTGGAGACATAATAAAATTCATTCAAAAAATAGAAAACCTACCATTCATACAAGCCTTACAAAAAGCTTATGAAATACTAAATAGACCTTTAAATTTACCAAATATAAAAACTAATACCTCAAAATCTTTAAACAAAGAAAACTTAGTAAATTTTTATAATAATAAGTATCAAAAATNTTTACAAGAAGGTGATTTAGAYAAAGCCTTTGAAYTAAGTTGTAAAAGTGATGAAGTGAGAGATAAAAAATATAATATCATCTATCCTTTTGTAAATAAAAAAGGTGAACCTATGAAAATCTGGGACAACCTATATGAAATACTAAAAGCAAACAATATACAAGTTTCTTATAATGAAATAACTAAAGATATTGAAATAKAAGGATTAGATGTAAGCAATGGGGATAACCAACTTGTAGAAATTCATTCCTTATGTTCAAAGTGTGGATTTAATCTTAATCTTCATATGATTGATAAATTTATAGGAATAATAGCAGAATCAAATCCTAAAAATCCAGTAGCAGATTATTTAAGTGAATCCTATATGAACTTTGATGGAAACTATGAATACATACAAAAACTATGTGATGCTATTATTACTCCAAAGGATTATAATCCTAAATTAAAGAAAACACTTATAACTAAGTGGTTAATAAATACTGCAATGATACCTTTTAATGATGGAAGTAAAAATATTGAAGGTATACTTACACTTCAAGGAAAGCAAGGAATAGGTAAAACAAGGCTTATCAAAAAACTAATACCMATGTATGTAAAAACAGGACTAGAACTAGATCCAAGTGATAAAGATAAAGTATATCAATGTATAAAATACTGGGTATCTGAGTTAGGGGAACTTGATTCTACATTAAAAAGAGATTTGGCTAAACTTAAAGCTTTTATAACAGAAAGTAGTGATGAATTTAGAAGACCATATGCTATGAAACCTATGGTATACCCAAGAAGAACATCTTTTTATGCAACAGTAAACAATGGAGATTTCTTAAAAGATGATACAGGAAACAGAAGGTACTGGGTAATACCTGTTGAAAAAATTGATTTTGAGATAATAGATAATTTAGATATAAATATGCTATGGGCAGAGGTAATGCATTTAAAGGAAGATTATAAGGTTAAACATTATTTAGAAAAGGATGAATTAGAGTTATTAAATAGTAGCAATGAAGATTTTAAAATATCTTTAAATGTTGAACTTGTAGTTGAAAGAGAGTTTGATTGGGACAGTGATAAGTCAAATTGGAAGTGGAAATCAACAGCAGATATATGTAGTAAGTTAAATATAAATTCTACAAGTTCATTAAAGACAAGCTTATTTAAATATGGTGCTCAGTATAAAAAGAGCAATGGAAGAAGAGGATATATAACTCCACCATATAAATGCCCATTATTATCGGGCATTATATAG